The genomic stretch CCGCGACCGGAGTTGCCACCGATCACCGCGCCTGCAACGGCGCCGCCGGCGGTGGCAAGATCATTACCTCGTCCGCCGCCAACCTGATGGCCCAGCACGCCGCCCAGGATGCCGCCGAGAAGGGCGCCACCAACATTCGTATCGCCACGCCGCTCTTCCGTCACTTGTTGACGCTCAACCCAGCAACGCTGTTCGGGCGGTCCGACCACCGCGTGCACGGAAGTGACCTGCGCTTCGTACACCCGTTCGTTTGGACGCTGACGATAGGCGTAAGTCGGCGCCGGCAATGGCGCAGGCGCCTCGTTCTCATAGCGCGCCTGTTGATTCACCGGACGCACCGAGGAAACCTTGTCGTTCAAGCCCATGCCACTCAGCGAGTCATAACTGCCTTGACGCAGCACCACGCATTGGCCCTGGAAGCGCGCATCCGTGCAGACTTCCCAGCGCCCGCGATCGACGACGACGGAAGACGCCATATCGTTGAAACCGACTTGCATGAAATTTCCGACCGTTTTGCCAGTCGTGTATGCACGCCCGCGGAATCCGTCGTGCTCATAAAAGGTAACCTGTGCCACGGCATGCGTGGCGAGTAACACAGTTGTCGCACCGAGTGCGGCTTTCAATTTCCAGTTCATGGTCATTCCTTTAAAAGATTGCCGCGCGAAAATGCGCGCTCAATGTTGTCCCGCGAGAGTTGTCTGGCGCGGGCGGTGACTTGCTGCCATCGGGTGCAGCGCGCAAAGCTCATTTCACAAAAATGCGCCTGACGAGATTCACTTACCGATGCGTCTCCAACCATCACACCTTATGCGGCGGCAGCGCATTTGGTAATCGGTTGACGCCTACATGCGTGTAGGTCTTTTACGCAACGTGATGTAGTCGTCTGCTGACGAATTGACGAACGTCAGGCGGCAGGGACGGCGGTGTTTGCCTGGGGCTCGCGACTTCTCGCTATTCAATGAAACACAAGCACTGGCGCGCGTCATGGGCTATTTATGCCCCAAATGCCGCGCCAGTTGGCGTGTTTCAAATTTTCATTCCTATGGCGCGCACCTCTCCCTGCGCAGGAATGGCGCCTGCATCGGGCAATTGTCCGCGCCATACAGGCATCGTGATTGCAGCACCGTCGCTGTATTCACGCGGCCTCAGGCTATGATGGCTGGCAAGCTGTTTTTCGACGACACCTGCTGTGTTGTCACCCGCACCATTCACTCGACTGCCACGACCCCACATGAACCAACCGCTGATACATATTTCCTCACCACCCAACTCCAAAGCACCGGTGCAGGGGCCCGCTGGTTTTGCGCTATGGAATTTGGGCTTTCGCCCGTTCTATTTGCTTGCGACCATCTTCGGCACCTTCAGCGTCTTGCTCTGGGCGGCGCAGTATTCCGGCTACCTTCCCGCCACAACCTTGCTGGGGCCGATATGGCACGGTCATGAAATGCTTTTCGGCTACACGACCGCGGTGATCGCGGGCTTTCTGCTGACCGCCGTGCGCGCCTGGACGAACCAGTCGACACCCAGCGGCGCGCCATTGATGGCGTTGGCGGCGCTATGGGTTTGCGGCAGGGTATTGATGCTGACACCGTTCGTCGTGACGGCAGCGGTGGTCAACGCGGCCTTCCCGGTGGCGGTGGCGTTGGCAATCGGCGTCCCGCTGCTGCGTTCACGCAATGTCCGCAACTATTTTTTCGTTGGGTTACTGGTGCTGATCGGTGTGCTGATCCTCGCGGTGCATCTGGCGTTGCGGGAGTTCTTCGCCGTCTCGCCCCGGCTGGGCTTGCAACTCGCGCTTGACGTGGTGCTGTTCATCATGGTGGTGATGGGCGGCCGGGTGATCCCGATGTTCACCAATAACGGCGTGCCGGGCACTAACGCAACGCGCAAACCTCTGCTGGAAAAATTTGCGCTGGGCGCGGTCATGCTGCTCTTCGTTGCGGATCTGTTGCAACTGCCACAGGCCATTGTCGCCATGATCGCATTGGCCGCCGCGCTGGCGCACGGTGTGCGCCTGGCACTGTGGAAACCGTGGCGTACGCTTGTGAACCCGCTGGTGTGGATACTGCATGCCGCGTATTTGTGGATTGTCATGCACCTCGCGCTGCGCGCCCTGTTTGCACTGGACCTGCTGGCCGGCTCATATGCCACCCATGCGCTCACTGTCGGCGCGATCGGCGGACTCACCCTTGGCATGATGACCCGCACCGCTCGCGGTCACACCGGGCGGCCGCTGTCAGCCGATGGATTCGAAGTTGCCATGTTTCTGCTGATACAGGGTGCGGCCATCATCCGCGTCTTTGCCGGTATCGTGTCGCCTGCGCTGTATTTGCCCAGTGTTCAGTTATCGGCGCTGCTGTGGGCGGCGGCACTGGGCCTCTACGCGGTGTGCTATTGGCGCGTGCTAACGCGTGCGCGGCTGGATGGCAAGCCGGGATAGGCTAATTTTCTTTGGCCCAGCAATTGAAGTAATAAGCATCCGGGTTGCCAGGCACTACCCTCATCCCAACCCCTGCAGGGTGCACGGCTCGCGCATCGCTTTGAAGGTACGATTGACGCTCGTTGAAGATTAGCTGAGCGCCGCATGAATACTCACCTCGACCGTATGCGCCTGCCGGTCGTCAACCAGGAGAATCGTCTTGTCGGTTTGCGCAACGCCATCAACCGTGACATTGCCCACGCCTGTCTTTTCACCATCGCCGGTCGGCGCCTGCAAAACGGTGATGTGATAGACCGTTTCCCGATACCGGTAATGAATTTTGAAGGTTTGCCAATCGGCGGGAATACACGGCACGAAATGCAGCCGGTCGACTTCCAGCCTCAATCCGAGAATGGACTCCATGATGAGCCGGTACATCCAGCCGGCCGAACCCGTGTACCAGCTCCATCCACCGCGCCCGGTATGCGGCGTCACACCATAGACGTCGGCCGCCATGACGTATGGTTCCACTTTGTAGGTCGACATGCCTTCGCTGGTATTCGCGTGGTTCAAGGGGTTGATCATGGACGTGAGCTCCCAGGCGCGCCGGCTGTCGCCCAACGCCGCAAACGCCATCGCCGCCCAGATTGCGCCGTGGGTGTATTGCCCGCCGTTCTCCCTCACGCCCGGGACGTAGCCGCGAATGTAGCCAGGATCCAGCGCCGACTTGTCGAAGGGTGGATCGAGCAGCTGGATGATCGCGTCATCGCGACGCACCAGACGCTTGTCCAGTGAATTCATGGCCGTTCGCGCGCGCGCGGCCTCACCCGCGCCCGATAGAACGGACCAGCTCTGCGCGATGGAATCAATCTGGCATTCCACGTTGCTGGTCGATCCCAGCGGCGTGCCATCATCGAAGTAGGCGCGACGGTACCATTCGCCGTCCCAGCCATGCTGTTCGATATTCCGCGCGAGCTTTGCCCTTTCGTCCAGGCAACGATCGGCGAAGGCGGCATCACCCTGCAGGCGCGCGACCTCGACGAACTGCACCAGCACTTCACAAAGGAAGAAGCCCAGCCAGATGCTTTCACCCTTGCCGAGTTTACCGACCATGTTCATGCCGTCGTTCCAGTCACCGGAGCCAATAAGCGGCAGTCCATGCTCGCCGAACGCGAGTCCCCGCAGGATGGCGCGTACACAGTGCTGATACAGGCTGGCGGTTTCCTCGGCCCGGCCGGGCAAATCGTAATAAGAGTCGTCCTCCGGGTTTACCTGCCGGCCTTTCAGGAATTGGACGGATTCATTCAGCACGCCGGTGTCTCCGGTGCAGAGAACGTAGCGGCAGGCCGCCAGGGGCAGCCAGAGGTAGTCATCCGAACAGTGCGTGCGTACGCCCCTGCCAGATGGTGGATGCCACCAATGCTGGACATCACCTTCCCAGAACTGGCGGCCCGCGCACAGCAGCAGGTGCTCGCGCAGGAGTTGCGGTTGGGCATGAATGAGCGCCATCACATCCTGTAATTGGTCGCGGAAACCAAACGCACCGCCGGACTGGTAGTAACCGCTGCGTGCCCACAAGCGGCACGCCAGGGTTTGATACAAAAGCCAGCCATTGGCCAGCACGTTCAGCGACGGATCCGGTGTCTCCACTTGCACGGCGGCCAGCGTGTGTTGCCAGTATTGCCGGACTTTTTCCAGCGCGTCATGTGCCGCCGCAGGACCGCGGCACCGTTGCAGCAGCACGCGTGCGTCGTTGAGGTTTCGCCCGGCGCCCAACCTGAAAATGGACACATGTTCTTCCCCGTCCGCCAGCTCGATGCCCACCTGGATGGCCGCGCACGGGTTCAGCGCGGCGCCGACCTTGTTGGAAAGCTGTGCCCGGCCCATTGCGGACGGCCTCTTGAGCGTTCCGTTGCGTCCGACAAATTCGGCACGGTCGCCGCTGAATGTCCGGGTGGTATCGTCAACATCGAAGAACGCAATACGATTGGCGAATTCGCTGTTGTAGGCGTTGCGCGCATAAAGCGCGCCACTGAGCGGATCGATTTCGGTAATCACGTGCATGGTCGATTTCGGCTTGAGGTCGCCCAGCACCCACTCCACGAAGCCCGTCGCGGTGAGGCGGCGCGAACGGCCGGATTCGTTGCGCACTTTCAACACCGAGAATTTGATGGCCGCGTCGAGCGCCACATAGACTGTCAACTCCGAGCGAAGGCCGCCTTCCACATGCTCGAAGATGCTGTAGCCGAATCCGTGGCGGCTCACATAGGGCGAATCGCCACGACAGGGAAGCGGCGCCGGCGACCAGAAATGGCCACTCTCTTCATCACGCAGGTAAAACGCCTCCCCGCTCGCATCGCTCACCGGATCGTTATGCCACGGTGTCAGGCGAAATTCATGGGCATTCTCGCTCCAGGTATAGGCCATGCCGTTCTCGGAGATGACGGTTCCGAATTGCGGATTCGCCAGCACATTTACCCATGGCGCGGGCGTCCTTTCCGAATGCGTGGTGGTGATGACGTATTCGCGCCCATCGGCGGTGAAGCCGCCGAGCCCATTTGCGAAAAGCAGATCGGCTGGCGTGGCGACGGCCGGCGTGGTCGTTACCGGCAGATCGCCGCGGTGCGCCCGGGTCGCCTTGAAGCGCGGCAGATTCAGATGTGGCGCGCGCGCTTCCATCTGGCCGCGCCGCGTGATCTGGTCTGCCAGCGTGCCCCGCCGGTCGCCGATGATGGCCCGCGCCACCGATTGGACCAGGATACGGTCTTCGTCCGATATCTGTTCCGCCCGCCGGACAAATATCCCGCCGGGTTTATCCATCACGTGTGCTTCGACACCCGCGGCGATCAGCCCCATGATCTGGTCTTGCAGCAATTGCCGGTAGCCGGCGTGATCTTCATTCCAGATCACCAGGTCGACAGTCAGCCCCTTCAGGCGCCAGTAGGCGTGGGCCTGCACCAGTTGACGCACCAGATCGATATTCGCCAGGTCGCTGATCTGCAGCAGCACGATCGGCAGGTCGCCGGAAATGGCGTAGCTCCACAGACCGGATTGCCCGCGCCGGTTTTTCAGCAGGACATTCGGATCGGCGCGCAGAGACGGATTGGCGTAGATGATCGAATTGGCGAGGCGTGCATAGAGTTGCGCGTCGGCCTCGGTGGCATTGATCTGGCGCAGCACCACCTGATTGTGGGTCCATGCCAATTCAAATACCCGGTCCGCGAGCCGCCGGTCCTGGTATTTCTCGATCAGGCTCAGGGCGGCATCGCGATTGTCACTGACACCGGTGACCATATCGATGGTTGCCGCTTGTTCCGGATCAAGCGTGATGCGGTAGCGAATGGCGACGATCGGATCCAGGACCGAGCCCTGACTGCCGGACAGCGCCACCGGTTCGTTCATCGCCTGGGGCGAGGCAGCGGTATTGCCGCGACCGATAAATCGCATGCGGTCCGTCTCATAGGAAACTTCGCCCAGATTCGCCCCATGGACCGCCATCAGGTGAAACATCCACGGTGCCTTTTCGGCAAGGGAGCGCGGCCGGCGCGTGCACAGGATCGCCTGCCGCGCCTGGATGATCTCGGTCTGCACAAACAGGTTGCTGAATGCCGGATGCAGCTCGTCCGCGGCCGGATCGGCGAGCACCACTTCGGCATAACTCGTGACCTCGATGGTGCGACGGGTCCGCGCGCGGTTGCAGATGCGCACGCGCCGCAACTCGATGTCGTCTTCCGGCGAAACGACGATCTCGGTATGGGTGTCGTAGTCGAGATCGCGACGGCGAAATTCCGCGCGTCCTTCCGAGAAAATCGCCTCGTACTTTTCCGCGCGCTTGAGTGTCGGCTGATGGGTATTCGACCAGAACACGTTGCTGGCCACGTCGCGGATATAGCAGAACGTGCCCCAGTTGTCGCAGGTCGTGTCTTCGCGCCAACGAGTCACCGCGAGGTCTTTCCAGCGACTGTAGCCGGCGCCCGCGTTGGTCACCATCACGTGGTAGTGGCGGTTGGACAACAACTGAACTTCGGGTACCGGCGTGGCCGGGCCGCTGATGATCCGCACCGGCATTTCCTGATTGTCCGCTGTCGCGCGAATGGAGGAGAACTTGTCGGTATGCGGCTTGAATGCGCCGGTTT from Betaproteobacteria bacterium encodes the following:
- a CDS encoding NnrS family protein; the protein is MNQPLIHISSPPNSKAPVQGPAGFALWNLGFRPFYLLATIFGTFSVLLWAAQYSGYLPATTLLGPIWHGHEMLFGYTTAVIAGFLLTAVRAWTNQSTPSGAPLMALAALWVCGRVLMLTPFVVTAAVVNAAFPVAVALAIGVPLLRSRNVRNYFFVGLLVLIGVLILAVHLALREFFAVSPRLGLQLALDVVLFIMVVMGGRVIPMFTNNGVPGTNATRKPLLEKFALGAVMLLFVADLLQLPQAIVAMIALAAALAHGVRLALWKPWRTLVNPLVWILHAAYLWIVMHLALRALFALDLLAGSYATHALTVGAIGGLTLGMMTRTARGHTGRPLSADGFEVAMFLLIQGAAIIRVFAGIVSPALYLPSVQLSALLWAAALGLYAVCYWRVLTRARLDGKPG
- a CDS encoding glycine zipper 2TM domain-containing protein yields the protein MTMNWKLKAALGATTVLLATHAVAQVTFYEHDGFRGRAYTTGKTVGNFMQVGFNDMASSVVVDRGRWEVCTDARFQGQCVVLRQGSYDSLSGMGLNDKVSSVRPVNQQARYENEAPAPLPAPTYAYRQRPNERVYEAQVTSVHAVVGPPEQRCWVERQQVTEERRGDTNVGGALLGGILGGVLGHQVGGGRGNDLATAGGAVAGAVIGGNSGRGSSGATYDKDVQRCRTVASGAPAYWDVTYNYRGSEHRIQMSSPPGNTVSVNRNGEPRQ